One Bosea sp. 124 genomic window, GAGAGGATCGGCTCGGCAATGAATGCCGCGAGATTGCCGGTCGACTGGCTGTCGACCAGTGCAAACGCGTCATCGAGTTCGGTCTGCCAGTCGTTCGTGCCATCGGGATGGGCGAAGCGCGGGCGGTAGGAGTTCGGAGCGGGGATGACGAAGGAGCCGGCGGCTGCCGGCCCGTAGCCCTTCCGGCCGGCGCTGTAGGTGGCCGAGGCGGCCGCTCCCGTCATGCCGTGCCAGCTCTGCGCGAAGGCGACGATCTCATGCCCGCCGGTCACGAGCTTTGCCATCCGGATGGCCGCTTCGTTCGATTCAGCCCCTGTCGTCAGAAGTTGCACGCGGTCGAGGCCGGGCGCGAGAGCGGCCAGACGCGTGGCCAGATCGACGACCGGCCGCGACAGCATCCCGCTGAAGAGATGGGCGACCGATCGCATCTGCCGGTCGACGGTCGCGACGATATCGGGGTGGGTATGGCCGAGGACGGCGCTCATCTGGCCCGAGGTGAAATCCAGAATGCTGCGGCCGTCGGCGTCGTAGACGAAACTGCCCTCGGCCCGCTCGACGATGATCGTTTCGAAATCGGGCCCATAGCGCGTCAGATGCTTGTTCGCGGCGGCCCAGAAAGCGGGATCGGCGTTCAACGACATGGGATCACCTCGGAAGCGGGAGTTTCCCATGGATAGTTGCGCCTGCTGCACTGCGCAAATTGATAGTATTTTAAGCCGATATCGATTTAATTGATACCATGCGCACGCTCGATCTCGCTTTGCTTCGGAACTTCGCCGTCGTCGCCCGCACCGGCTCGATCAGCATTGCATCGTCGCAGGTCGGACGGACGCAGTCGGCCTTGAGCATGCAGATTCAGCGCCTCGAGGCGCTGACCGGCCAGCCGCTTCTGCACCGGACCGGGTCGGGCGTGCGGCTGACGACAGCCGGCGAAAAGCTGCTGGCTCATGCCGAATCACTGCTGGCCAGACATGACGAGATCCTGGCCGACATGCGCGGGACCGGCCTCAAGGGCTCGGTGAGCCTCGGCTGCCCGGAGGACTACTCGATTGCGTTCCTGCCGGACCTGCTCAGGGGCTTTTGCTCCCTCCATCCGGATGTCGAGCTGCGCATGGTCTGCGCGCCCACTTCGGAGCTGCGCCCGCTGCTGCATCGGCGACAGATCGAGATGGCGCTCGTTTCCCTGCCGGATCCGGCCGGCGGCGAGGTCATTCGGCGGGAAAGCTTCGTCTGGGTCGCAAACGAAGCCAAGCCGGATATCCTCGCCCAGCCCAGCCTCCCGCTGGCGCTGTCCGCGCCTATGACCCTGGACTACCGCGCCGCCTGCGATGCGATGGAAGCGATCCATCGCCGGTACAGGATCGCCTTTGCCAGCAACAGCCTCGCCGGCCTGATTGCCATCGCCCGGTCGGGTCACGCCATCAGCGTTCTGACCCGGATGGCGGTTCCGCCGGATCTCCATATCCTTTCGGCCGGATTGCCGCCGCTTCCCGCGATCGGGATTGCATTGGAGTTCGCCGAGCTACGGCCGTCGGCCGCCGCAAGGGCGTTGGGGGACCATATCCGCGGCGTGCTGCCTACGCTCTGATGCGATGTGGCACCGATTGCGTCCGCCTCCCCTGGCGCCAATTCCCTGTTGGTGACGGCCATGCCAACATGGCGAGATGAGTCACCGCATTCGACCGGCCGTCGACACTGACCTTGAGGCTGTTCGGGAGATCGTCCGGGCGGCCTATACCCATTATATCGCCCGCATCGGGCGCGAGCCGGGGCCGATGCTGGACGATTACGGCGCCTTGATCGCGGAAGGGCGTGTCCAGATCGTCGAGCATGACGGCATCGTGCAGGGGCTGCTCGTCCTCGTCCCGCAAGCCGACGCGATGCTGCTGGACAATATCGCCGTCTCGCCACAGGCGCAGGGCGCCGGCCTGGGCCGCATGCTGTTGGCCCATGCCGAGCAGGCAGCCGTCGCAGCGGGTTATCGCTCGATCAGGCTCTACACCAACGAGGCGATGATCGAGAACATCGCGCTTTATGCCCGGATCGGCTACGCGGAAACGCATCGCGTCGAGGAAAAGGGGCTGCGGCGGGTCTACATGATCAAGCCGCTCGGTGGCGCCCCCGCTGCGTAGCGGACGCAGCAGCCTCCCGGCTCATGAGCCCCAATCAACGAAAAGCCCGCCGTCTCCGGCGGGCTTCGTCATTCTCGCCAGCCTGTGCGGGCGCTCAGATATCCTGCTCGGTCTGCAGCGAGGCAACCGGCGCGGGGCCGAGGCCATCCTTGTTGTAGATGTCGTCGCGGAACTG contains:
- a CDS encoding GNAT family N-acetyltransferase; the protein is MSHRIRPAVDTDLEAVREIVRAAYTHYIARIGREPGPMLDDYGALIAEGRVQIVEHDGIVQGLLVLVPQADAMLLDNIAVSPQAQGAGLGRMLLAHAEQAAVAAGYRSIRLYTNEAMIENIALYARIGYAETHRVEEKGLRRVYMIKPLGGAPAA
- a CDS encoding LysR substrate-binding domain-containing protein, yielding MRTLDLALLRNFAVVARTGSISIASSQVGRTQSALSMQIQRLEALTGQPLLHRTGSGVRLTTAGEKLLAHAESLLARHDEILADMRGTGLKGSVSLGCPEDYSIAFLPDLLRGFCSLHPDVELRMVCAPTSELRPLLHRRQIEMALVSLPDPAGGEVIRRESFVWVANEAKPDILAQPSLPLALSAPMTLDYRAACDAMEAIHRRYRIAFASNSLAGLIAIARSGHAISVLTRMAVPPDLHILSAGLPPLPAIGIALEFAELRPSAAARALGDHIRGVLPTL